TTATCGATGACCGCCCTGGCGGGGTTGCCCCTGGAGGATATGGAGTTTGTTCAGTTCCATCCCACCGGCTTATACCCCGCAGGCGTTTTAATTTCCGAAGCCGTGCGAGGAGAAGGCGCTTATCTGATCAATAGTGAAGGGGATCGGTTTATGGCCACTTATGCCCCTAACAAAATGGAGCTGGCCCCCCGCGATATTACCTCTAGGGCCATCACCACAGAAATCCGTCAGGGGCGGGGTCTCAATCTCGATGGCAGTGCAGGTGGCCCCTTTGTCTACTTAGATTTGCGACATATGGGACGGGAGAAAATTATGAGCCGCGTCCCTTTTTGTTGGGAAGAATCTCACCGTCTAGCAGGGGTTGATGCGGTTACTGAGCCGATCCCCGTACGGCCAACTGCCCACTATTCCATGGGGGGGATTCCCGTGAATACGGATGGGCGGGTTCGCAATAGTGCCGATGGCTTGGTGGATAACTTTTTTGCAGCCGGGGAATGTGCCTGTGTGTCGGTGCATGGTGCGAATCGGTTAGGCAGCAATTCTTTATTGGAATGCGTGGTGTATGGTCGACGCACTGGGAGTGCGATCGCAACCTATGTCCAAGATCAATCTCTACCTAGGGTGGATGAAAAGCAGTATCTTCAAGAAGCCCAACAGCAGATCAAAGCATTGTTAGCTCAATCTGGAGATATCCGCATTCACGATATTCGCCAGCAGGTCCAAGATTGCTTAAGTCAACATTGTGGTGTTTTTCGCACCGCCGATATCATCCAAGCAGGCTTAGAACAGCTCCAAACCTATAAACAGCAGTATCCAAACATTCGCCTCGATGACAAAGACACCCTTTGGAATACTGAAATTATCGAGGCCCTGGAATTACGCAACTTAATGGTCGTCGGGGAAGTGATTATGACCGGTGCCCTACAACGTAAAGAAAGCCGGGGTGCCCATTCTCGTGAAGATTTCCCTACCCGCAACGATGATCAATTTTTGCAACATACCCTAGCCTATTTTTCTACAGCCGGGATTGAGCTAAAATACATGCCCGTCAATTTAAACCAATTTGAGCCTCAAGAGAGAAAATACTGATTTATATCCGCAAAAGTATCTTGTTATTCGCTTCGATATTACCCATCATCATTTTTACTTGCGAATTGTTCTTCTCAATAGCTTTATCTTTAATCTCTTTTAGCTGATCTTTGGCCACAGAAAAATGGGTCACAAATTGTTGTGTTCTTGTCCGTATATTTACGGACAGCTCGCCCGAATCTCAATGTTAGGTTGAGCACAGTAACACTGTTATTTAGAGGGTTTGAAGCTTGCGTTATCTCTTTTCTCGCCCGCCAACATAGTTGTATCGTTGTCCAGATTGTTAACAACTGATGGTGTATCCATGTTGTTGACAGTAGCTGCCAGCAGCCATTTTTTATCCCCATGAAGTTTGTGATTAGCAAACTATATGGGGCTTAGTTTTTATGCGACTTAACTCAAAGCGTTGCATGACCCATTTCTTGGACTATGTTGCCCCGCCTTGAGTTGCGTCTGATCATCCCTTTCTACCAGCACCATGTTTTCGCTTATCCCTAGCTATTACAGACTCCGGCAATACCCCGAGAACGGTTTGACCCTTTTAGAGCTACTGGTCAGTGTTGTGATTGTGGGTATTCTGTCTGCTGTAGCTGTGCCATCCATGTTTCAGCAATCCCTGAAAGCACGACAAGCTGCTGCTAAAAGCTATATTGGCTCAGTCAATCGAGCCCAGCAAACCTACCGGTTAGAATTTCCAGTGTTTGCGAATAGTATGGCCAATCTCGAAATTGATTTGCCCCTTGCATCGGATCAATATACCTTTCAATTTGGCATTACAAACTCTACGCTGGGAGAATTTCAAGCCATCCCCAATAACAATGATTTAGATGCGATCACAGGCTGTGTATTTGCGACGATTGTTGTGGGATCTTCTGCAACCACTACTAGCTCGATGCTAGAACAGTCTGGGGTAGGGGGAGCACCTGCAGTCCCACCGTCCTGTTGAGATCTAGCGTTTCAATATTGTAATCATCTCGGATGGTCAGGATCGGTTGTTCAAGGAGTTCCGAGAAAGACCAATCGGGACTGAATAAGTCCTGACGAACAGCCGTTCCTTGTACAAATGCTTGGATGACTAAGCTAGGGATGAAATTGTTTTGGCTCGGGTCTAAAATGCCAAGGGTTGTGAATTCTAAACCCAGGTGGAAATCCAACACGACTTCTAGCAACAGCTCAAACCCAAATTGACTACCACTCATACCCGCCTCAAAACCGGCCACCACAATTTCACCCACGGGGCTAGTATCAATACCGGATAACACATGAATCAGATCATGAGGCACCAAGATATCGCTAAAGCTTTTCTTTTCGCCAGGTAAGGGAAAGTTGAGATCGCGATAGTACTGATACAGAGCTTTTCCCAACGTGCCTGCGGGTAACTCCCCTAAAGCTTGATACTGCTGGGCCGTCTTCGGATCACCGATGTATTGATGCATGGCACTAACAATACATCCCAGTTTTTGCCACCACCTGCCGGGTAAAAGTTTGACAAGCGATCGCACAGAGTAATCCCACAGCAACCCTCGCAACTGTCCTTTATGCACCTGTTTTAGACTTTTCAATGTGTGGGGCTGATGTGAACAAGCCTGGGCAAACTGCTGCACTAACTCCACTTCAGCCGTTTCCACCTGCATCGATAGGTAGGGCATCAGAATTAGAAATTGCAGAGCCAGTTCTTGATGTCTACCTATTAATTCACGGCCCATTACCTCTGGACTAATAATAGGTAGGTTCTCAATCGACCCTTGCCATTGGAGCAGATGATCTTGAATTGCCTGCATCATGTCTTTAGCTAAAGGATGCATTGGCCGTTGACCCTGAAGCGTGGCAACGGTTTTTAGACTGGATAGCAGTGTGACGGACTGGTGCTCATTCCAAGCCATTCCCTGAAAGTAAGGTTGACTGGGCACTGGAGTAGTCTCAGTAATAGGGCTGACGGGCGTAGCGATGGTCGACATAGTTGAAACCCTAGTGACGATATATTTATATTGACCGACTGGTCGGTCAAATGTCAAGTAGAAAGATGAAAGCCCTACAGTAAACGACGCAGGAACCGCTATGATGACGCCATGAGCCCTAAAATTGTTGACCGAGAAGCTAAACGCCAAGCGATTCTGGCCGCTGCGATCGCAGTCTTCGCCGAGAAAGGGTATCACGCTACCAAAATGGCCGACATTGCCCACAAAGCTGAGATGGGCAAAGGCACCCTTTATGAGTATTTCCGCACCAAGGAAGAACTTCCCAAAAGCATTTTTGGCCTGATGCTCGAAGCATTCGATCAGGAAATTGCGCAACTAGAGCAAGCTCATACTGATCCTGTGGAAGCAATCATGGCCGGAATTCAACTCTGTTTTCAGGATCTAGATGAATTTGCTTATGTCACTCCCTTAGTCTTCGAAATTCTAGGCAATAAAGATCTGGATCGGTCGATTGGGTTAAGTGAGGACTTTAAACAATGGCTGGAGAGCATCAATCAGTTCTTTATTGCTCAGATTCAAGCCGGTCAAGCCCAAGGGCAAATCTCGTCAAAGCTCTCTGCCCCCATTTTTGCCCGCATGCTGGTCAGCATCTTAGATGGGATGGCAACCCATTATTGTATGTTTCACTTTCAACCCGACTTTTTTTCCGCTCAAGTCAACGTCCTAGAGGATATGGTTCGTTCTTACATTAAAAACTTGAGAACTGACACCAGCACAAAGGTGTCTACCTAGCGTTTGTCCAAGCCCCAACTGAATACCTCTGTTCCGTTGACGCTATGGTCCCAATTCAAGTCTTCACACCGAGCTTATTCCCAATTGCAGCTAGAAGACTGGCTGAGAGAACCTTCTGTTGATTAGTACCTGGCTAGGCTATCGATTTGTTTACACGCCTAATTTTTATTGTGTCAGAGTCAAACCCCAGTCAACTTATCAATATGATAAGATAGTCTGTGACTGACCACAAAAAATAAATAGCCACCATGCACAACTACAATCCCATCAACATTGATGCGTATAATTTCCGACTCTCGCCTCCGAGCAGCCTCTGCAAAATACCCTAATGCCCAGCCCAGTGTCAGAGCATGGATCAAGATTACAAAATTTGCTAATTGGCACAGCCTTGACGATACTCGTCAGACT
The genomic region above belongs to Acaryochloris sp. CCMEE 5410 and contains:
- a CDS encoding TetR/AcrR family transcriptional regulator, giving the protein MSPKIVDREAKRQAILAAAIAVFAEKGYHATKMADIAHKAEMGKGTLYEYFRTKEELPKSIFGLMLEAFDQEIAQLEQAHTDPVEAIMAGIQLCFQDLDEFAYVTPLVFEILGNKDLDRSIGLSEDFKQWLESINQFFIAQIQAGQAQGQISSKLSAPIFARMLVSILDGMATHYCMFHFQPDFFSAQVNVLEDMVRSYIKNLRTDTSTKVST
- a CDS encoding succinate dehydrogenase/fumarate reductase flavoprotein subunit, which produces MLEHDVVIVGGGLAGCRAALEIARKAPELNVAMIAKTHPIRSHSVAAQGGIAATLKNVDDQDSWEAHAFDTVKGSDYLADQDAVALLTQEAPDVVIDLEHLGVLFSRLDDGRIAQRAFGGHSHNRTCYAADKTGHAILHELYNNIRRYGITIYDEWYVMRLILEDNRAKGVVMYHLLDGELQVLRAKAVMFATGGYGRVFNTTSNDFASTGDGLSMTALAGLPLEDMEFVQFHPTGLYPAGVLISEAVRGEGAYLINSEGDRFMATYAPNKMELAPRDITSRAITTEIRQGRGLNLDGSAGGPFVYLDLRHMGREKIMSRVPFCWEESHRLAGVDAVTEPIPVRPTAHYSMGGIPVNTDGRVRNSADGLVDNFFAAGECACVSVHGANRLGSNSLLECVVYGRRTGSAIATYVQDQSLPRVDEKQYLQEAQQQIKALLAQSGDIRIHDIRQQVQDCLSQHCGVFRTADIIQAGLEQLQTYKQQYPNIRLDDKDTLWNTEIIEALELRNLMVVGEVIMTGALQRKESRGAHSREDFPTRNDDQFLQHTLAYFSTAGIELKYMPVNLNQFEPQERKY
- a CDS encoding type IV pilin-like G/H family protein, with the protein product MFSLIPSYYRLRQYPENGLTLLELLVSVVIVGILSAVAVPSMFQQSLKARQAAAKSYIGSVNRAQQTYRLEFPVFANSMANLEIDLPLASDQYTFQFGITNSTLGEFQAIPNNNDLDAITGCVFATIVVGSSATTTSSMLEQSGVGGAPAVPPSC